The following nucleotide sequence is from Hippoglossus stenolepis isolate QCI-W04-F060 chromosome 18, HSTE1.2, whole genome shotgun sequence.
AAGAATCCAGTCTTCCAGTAGTGTTCTGTAGCGAAtcaaaaacagagcaaaagtCCCCAAAATCATCTGGTCCAACCCAGTTTCCATTTTTCAATGAAGGCACAGAACGACCATCTGTATTCATTCAAATATAACTCCTCACCTCCAGGCTCATTTTGTCACATCCATTAATGCACTtcaaccagtgtgtgtgtcctcaaatATGTTTTATCTGTAAATATGTTCATGTCATTATGAACTGTGTTATGTCGCTGAGACATTTCCCATACAGTCATTTATTGCAATTTCACTTGTGCAGTGTATTTCTCTTATAGATCTCTGCTCATCTAACTCCCTGTGTTTTGATTAATTGcaaatataattatttacatccatgttgcgtgcctgcctgtctgtccgtGACTTGAGAGTTCAGAGCAGGTTCTGGCTTGCTCAACTCTGGGAAACTTTGAGCTGAGCAAATAGCTGGGTCTGTTTTCCTGGCTGCAGCCACACACTCGTATGTGTGAGCCGTGTATATGTGCTGTGAGCATTTGCAAGCATGTGGTTTATGTGCACTGCAGTGTAACCTGTGTGCATTTTGCAGTGTTTTGTCTctgaattttgtgtgtgtgtgtatgcatgttaactgtgagtgtgtgagagagattaAGTTCAAATACAAAGAGCAGAATACAGAATGTACTGAGGGACCGATGAGCTTCATTCCCACAGACAAGACAGGAGATGACACCTCTGCTATTCCCACACCTCCACTGTCTAGCAGCTTTCTCCGATCCTGACCTCAGTCACCACCGAGGCAAACACTGCtctgcatgtgcacacagaggAGACAATATCATTTTGCACTGGGTGGGTCACTGGGTGTATGCTCCCGATCCACAGTCTTCATTAAACATTTTCCAGATAAAGAGACAAACTGGCTTTAGGTGAGCTTAAAGCTTTTGTGAGGTCTGCGAGCCCGGTCTGATTTATAGCCTACCTCTAAGTGGAATGCTGTTTGCTGGGTGGAGCTCAGGTGTGTTGACAAGGCTTTTAGCACTGACATGCTGTCAGGATGGCTTAcagacgagtgtgtgtttgcatgttagGGGCCGGCAAACAAGGGGTCACTAATGTCCCACCGGGGAGACCTTTTACTGTGGAGAAGGATGGGACGGCATGGATATGTGAAAGCTACTGAGGCGTAAACgctgcctccacacacacacactcacacactgatctgATCTTTCTGTAACACTTAGGCCCCTTGACACCGAAGCAACAACCAGGGAAAAATGTCTGTTTGCTATCAGTCAGAAGTTATCAGGTCCTGCTTTACACCAGGTTTTTACACGGGTCCAACACTTTTTGACTTGAACAGGTGAACTGCAGCTACCACAGCATTACTGAAGGAAAGTTGTTTCATACGCATTGCTGCTATATAACAGAGGGATTTTAAAACGTTTGCCTGCTATgacctttttgaaaatgttctaaTAATATTCGAGTTTGGGTTTGGTCACGTTGGTCTGGCTTTCATCTCTCAGGCTTGACTTAGGTTTGGTCACAAAATGCCTGTCggtttttaaaacaataagGAAATGGAACAAGTTTTTGTTATATGTAGTGAACTGTGCCAAAAGACTTTGCTCACTAAAGCTTTGGATCAAAGCTGTTACATGTTCTCTCcaaattacaatttaaaagttttactgatttcttttttttcgaGGGGGTTTAGCACCTCAACactatttattacattttcttagCGATGGAGCTAGTTTGTGATAATGCTAAAATTACAAATCATGGCACCactttatttgaatgtgtttgtttttgcctaGTAGAACATAAACTTGCATATGTCCCAGTAATTGTTTCAAAACCATGTAAATACATTAAAGGGAAAATTTCTAAAGATCAACTTTTCCTTGAGGCTCTTTTGTGGAATGAAAGCtcttgaaaacatttcttttaaccTTGTTTCTAATgactgttttcttctctttgtccaGGCGTGTAACAGTGATCAGTATGTGGCAGTGCCCAGAGAAGACATGGTCAGGATGCTCAAACAGAAAGGTCAGCGACACACCTCAACTCTCTCAGTAATATGGGAAGGGCTTTATTTTTACTGGGCTCCAGATGTTACAGCATAGAAAACACGAGGACACATCTACATGCAATTACTCCAGCTGTTAGCGTGTCCGTCTCACTCCATTTTCCAGAAGTCACTAAATTGCCATGTTTTGCCTGCAGGATTTCTGCAGGACCAggacactgaacacacacaacagacgtCCCATCAACAGGAAGACGAGAAGCTTGGTGACATCTTGACCCCCTGCATGACCCCTGAACTCCCCAGGTATGCTCTTCAGTGTCGCTGGGCCCCCCTCTCCGGGCTGGACCCCGACACCCTGACCTTTCCCGGGGGGGCGCCCATACAGCTCCACACCGTGCCCCCTGCCCTCCTGCCGAGGATACCACTCTTCTATGTGTGCACCAGATGTGGCAAGGTGTTCTGGGAAGGCTCTCACTTCGGCCGCGTCCTCTCCATGTTCCAGGAGGTCTTACATGTAACAGATGAGGACAGTGATGCAGTAGCAGCGGCACAACTGAGCTGACTGACACGGAGCTCATGCAGTTTAccaaaaaaacatccagaataaTACACATACCGCCAATTCAGTTGCCTCATAGATTACAGTAGTTTTGTTTAGTTGTAGTTCTGATTAACTtgatatcataataataataaaagaggCATAAAGACGACAAATTTAGTCCGATGTTTCAACTGCAGCTTTAGATTTGTATCGCGTATTATTCTGAGAAAAAGGCGAGTTGTAAAAATTCTGCCCTCAGAAGTCCTACCTCCTCTCAGCCATCAGGTACTGCTGCAGTTCTTAGAAAAATCTCTTCCACACCTGAATGTTCCTTATGATAAGTGCGTCGGCAGAGCAGACACGCCCGAGGTAGAAAGTTAACACCCACACACCTGCTCTATAAAGAACCTTTAATTCAACGTTACAGTCAGGTATTGACTGAAACGTTGAATTAAATGACTCATCTGGAGCTAAAACCTGACAGACgtacaaagaaataaaaggttaatcattattattatttgcctTTATGGATGAACGGTTATTTTACACATCTTTTGTCATCCCAAGCCTTTGTTTCCGTAGTGTATATTTTAATGTGCACATTGGAGACAGTTTTaaatctgttgtgtttctgattttaatttcactgatCCAAAGACGGGTCGTGTTggcgttttgtttttttattgtattcattATTGTAACCTCGTGCATTCATTGTGATTTACAGTTTGAATCGGATTGAGACAATTTCTCtgatttttttaagtttgttcCACTCAAGAGTGTCaattacattgtttttaatgaaatagtTTTGACTTTACAGCTACGGTTAAAGGATGCCAGGACTCTTTTGCATATTTTGCAGTCCGCTACTGTACACGTTCATTCTCTATGATaacatttgtatatatttttttattatttaggtGAAAACCTAAGTATGTGTTAATAAACAAGagttttcatctaaattattcATCTGTGAGGAGTCACCATCATTtgcagttatttttattatctgaGAGAACGGGTAGTAAAGCAGGGGATCCATCGCTGGATTCCCCGCGAGCGAGTGTGGGGGGTTcatgacgcttctaacacgcgacagacgcaaaaatttaaataaaacaaatatctcctggtgaaaaaacggtgttcacacacaaagaagacaccgacgaagaggtcaagagagtttgtggtgataagagctggaGATattacgtcacttcctgtctctgcctgctgtacccggctgctccacctctctcctgaataatgcagaggatttgttgctgttgtgaaagcgtctgtgcagagaacctcccgctgtgctgtgcgtgtgtgaaaggtgaactctgggtaaactctgtagccaattctccagattttaccctgaggtcatgtctgaaaacggcttaactAACAGTGGAGGGGTTTTCTCCCTCGAAGGCTCCCGAGCTGACGGGTCAGAAAGTAACCTAACACATACACCACCTGAAACCATTCATACTTTCTCATACTCCCCTCTCCTATGTTCACAAATCCCACGTTGGATTTTGTGTAATCGCAGGAAAATGCAATTGCCCAAAAGGGTTTTAAGTCATCTTATGTGGAAAATTCTACAATTAAAGATTTTCCGGCGTTTTGTCGAAACTCCAGCGAAGGGCTGAGTTTGAATCTTTTTTACACTCATAAAAGAAGCTCTAACCAAAGCCAGATGTGCAGCTTATTTTATTGATCACTAAACTTGCATCAAAAAAGCCACAGTCGTTTCCAGAGACAGGTCATACTGTGAATCACcgatgtaaatgtgttttctctgactGCGTTTGAAGCAGCGGCTGCAGATTTTAATCACAGGATGATAAAAACATCTGCTCTTGTCTAATCTTggagcctttttaaaaaaacattccatAACGATTAGTGAAAGTTTATCTctaagtgggaaaaaaaagttttaaagatttaaaagatgAATCAACAAGACCATGTTGCATAACCTCACGTAGAAAATGAGCGGGGGTGTTGAGCTTTTTGTTGAAACAAGTAATGTGACACCCCCCCCATAATGCAGTTATCTGTACGGACATTATACGTATTGTCACTTGTTAAGAACAATGATACAAAAGTGGGCGTCTCTCACTGTGAACATGAACTTCACAGCTCATTGTTGTGAGTGATGGGCGAGCTCTTGTGCTCTGGATGTGGACCTGCGTGAAACATCCAGTGGCCGTCACTCCGACAAGAAAGTGTCTCGGACAAAGATCATGTGGATTAGTTGTGTCTCAGACGGGATTTGTGACCTATTTTCTCAAGCTCAGCATCCTGTGATGAAATGAGAGGTTTATTAACAATGCTTTGGCTTGAATGTTTTAAGGATGTttgttgaatttatttattttaccaatTATGTCATATCTTTGGATTGTCTGCAGCCctcctgcgaccctcaaaggatatgattgattgatggatgatAATAAACCATTTACTAATGCGTTCTTTTACGCTGCAAATGGGAAAAGTTGTTTATAAcacaataagaagaagaaaacttaATTTCAATAGCATTTAAGGTTATAAAGTGCTTATAAATGGATTGTGGTGTAGATTCTCTGCAGCAAGAGTAATTTGAATGGTTCCCTGGTGgggttttcatttgaaaaactgTAGATGTGGGCAGCAAGGTGCAAGGAACCACACTGTATATATGGTCCTCGTGATatactaaatatttaaaagacaaagaaagttCGAGGGTATTTGCCTCTACAACCACCCAGAAGTTTTATTACCATTGATGAATTGTAAACCTGTTCAAACCCAAAATGTGAAGTACTTAAAAGTGACATTACTGTATTATTGGAAGAACTAACTGTGATGGTAGTTGACTGCAGGCACTGCTTAAGCCACCAACCATGAAAATGTACATTCATTCTTTGCGTTTACTCATTCAAGCAGGAAGATGTGTAACGAAAACAGATTTCCAGCTCTTCCAGTTTCAAATGGTCTCGTTCGACTTTCAGGTGTGAGAAAACGTTTGGTGATCACCCGGATGCGTGACTGATCTAGCCTGcagaaaaaaagtttgtgaAATCAACCTGTCTGATTCTCATCCACAGGGGAAAAAGCTCCACAAAATGAGCGTTGAAAAAGACGTCTAAGGTTTTGGTTGACTTTAATAATGTCGTCATATTCATCATCACCCTCCTTTTTTTAGCTTAAACATACATCCAGGAGTTCAGAGACATGTTGGCATGTTGCCAtgcatgttcattttttttggAAGCAGACCGTGTAACAACTACAGTAACATTAAGCTCCTCATgagtatttttttattgctaTGAATGAAGCCGAAACCCAAACTCCCCAAATAAGCCCCTCAGTGTGCGCCCTGTCCCGTCCTTGTCCGGGTGGTCGCAGCCCCTGCCTCTGTGCAGAGCGCGAGATTTCTGCTGCAGCACCGTGTTATTTGATCCTTGCTCTTTCTTTGCTGGGAAGAAAAGCTCGCCTCTTTCCCACGCTCTGAGGACACGTGGTGCCCGGAATGAATTGGATTCATAAGCCCCTCCCTCCCGGTAAAAcgtcaccctctctctctctctctctctctctctctctctctctctctctctctctctctctctctctctttccctctctctttctccctctctctcacacactcacaatccGAGTTCAGTCCAATATGCTCCCTGGCAGGAAAGTTAAATCACAATATTGCCAAATCGTAATGATGAATCGACATATTTGCTTGACATCTCCACATTAATTTCCCTCGTGCGTTTTCCTCTCCAGCGACGTGCACTTACACGAAAACATCCCGGGACGcgacgggacgggacggggggcTCCTCCTGTCTTGTCTGGCCCCGGCTGCCCCGGGTCTCGGCGCCAAAAACCCGGCCCCTGCGCACCGACTTAGCTCACACGACTCTGGCTTCTTTCTCTGTcactaaataaaaccacacgTCTTGTTTATCAATACACTGCAACAGACGGGAGATATGGCTGCACAAATACAACCAGAATAGACTTGGATTATCTGTGTGTTACGTGACAACTTTCCATTTGGGAGTTGGAGGAGACCCTGGCTGTGCCCATTCATGTAATTGGCGTGCGTATTTACGCACAAAGGAATGCGCGTTTTTTCGTTGGAAATTgaacttttctgtttctctgatatgtataataatattaataatcaaatGATATTCTGATAGTCAAAGTAGcctattctttattttatatcttataCCTACACCTAATCTCAAGGATTGTATCTGGTCTTGGATTCTATTCAGACAAACTTTAGccacactttgtgtgtgtgtgtgtgtgtgtgtgtgtgtgtgtgtgtgtgtgtgtgtgtgtgtgtgcgtgcgtgcgtgcgtgcgtgcgtgcgtgctgtgTGGTAGGGGGCATTTGCGCTCTCtcaagagggagaggagcacaAATGCCACAGAGTTTGGGGAAGAAACTCATCCAAATGCAGAAACTTTTGGCTCCTGTGGTCTGTGCAAATGTTTTCCAAGTGTCCAGACGCTCTGCAGCCAAAGCTCTGATAGTGGACAGATGTTCCTAATTTTCCAGAAGGTCTTTTGCACCATTCAGAAACTCTAAGaaataaccacacacactgacacatactTTACACGATAAAAAACCTCCACTGATCCATTCAAGTCTGAAAGTAACCATAACCTTTGTACGGTTTCGTATGCGTATGTGAAAGTTTTGAACTACAGACTCCAACATGGCCCAGATACAGTGCACAACCGTGTGCTGTTTTACATGAAGAACAAGGAACACACATCTGTTATGGCGGCCAACGTATTCACCACAGAATGACTCAGAGACACCGTCTTTGTTTTGGAGCATTTGCAGCTGTGGGCCACTTGTTGCagaggaacaaacaaaaaatcgCCGTCACACAGACACCTGCagttaacatttaaaacagatgCAGTCAGCCCAACAAAGTGTTGTTGGCCTTAATGTtcatcctttaattctcacttgaACAGGTCCTATAATCATATGGGACACCTTTAAACATGGCTCAGGCcaaagtcagttttatttacagagcCCAATTTAGAATGTGCAAATAACATAAACTAGACACAGTttacaaaaatggaaaatgctCCAAGGCTCCACTGTGTCCTGTTATGACAATAATGGATCCAAAACCATCCAGTATGACCTTTTGAAAAAACACTGATCAGTTTGATTGGTGTAGGTTGAATGATTGATGAGGTGCTGTGACATAAAGAAATAATGGTTGAGCTGCATCAGTTTGGGCTTTAAACAACTGGAACACCAGGGAAAAGGGACGATTATGATGTACGAGATACGTACATTTTTACAGCTCATGTCTAGTTGCTTTAGCACATGTGGCAACAAAACTTGAAGCAAAAATGGTTCCCAGACGAATGCAATTGACTTTTGTCTTTTGGTGCCAACAGATCCAGACAGTTTATAATGCTCTCCTACATCTGTACCTATACAGTGAACCTggttttatcttcatttttgCTTCAGTCGTGTTCTCAGTCATATCATTAAAATTAAGTCAAATATTCTGTGAACTTCGTGGGATCTCTGCTGCCTTTTCTCCCACGCTGACGCTCAGGTCCCCCGACGCACGGTTTTCACACTCGCATGCAGGCAGATGCGGCCACAGACCTGCGCCAACTGTAGCTGAGACTGTGGGAAGAGAGGACAGTGTGAAAGAGCGGAGCGAGGAGCGGTTTTATAAAGTGTTACAAGCAGATGCACAGGCGGAGCAGACGGCTCCATACGACGGAGGTTGACATACATGTAGCTTGTGGTTTGCACACATTTCAGTTTCCCTCCGCGTGTCCTTCTCTGTCACTTTCACATGCATTCTTCTCTGTGTagctgtctatctgtctatctatctatatctatcaccacctctctctctctcacacacacacacacacacacacacacacacacacacacacacacacacacacccacacacgcacgcacacacacacacacacacacacacacacacaggcgcccAGTTCCCACGGTGGTGGGGGCAGCTGAGCTTCGTGTCAATCTGCGCACAGCGTCACCTCTTTTCACTTGCAAAAAGGAAGTAGCGAGGGGCTTTTGTTATTTGAAGTCCCACCATAGTCATTCAGAAACAACTGGAATATATCCGCAGTTTATGATTTAAACAACCTCCTCCGAGGTGTTTCTTTATGGAGCGGTGCGTCTCAAAGACTCCCGGCCCGTTTGGAGggtttttatgattattattttaccaTTTGGTTCAGCTGACGTTTCAGATATTTGATGATTTAGATGATGTAactatttaaactttaaatgcaCCTACAGCCTGTAGGTTGAGAATaagcattttttgttttatttcatatttgcGCACAAGTTAAGCCAGATGTTCACAGGCAGTCATTCCGCTGGATTGGGTAACATaagcagcagcacacagctgTAAACCATACCCTCTCCTGGATAGTGTGTCACAGTAACCTGTCACCTTTTCTGCCCCCGTGGAACTTGAAAGAGTGTGAATGAGTCcacatgtttttcactttcaaaagAGACATTTATGATCAAATTCGGGAAAATATTATGGAACCAATAGTGAGAAATTATTTTCTTAAGAAGTGAAATTCTACTTAAGTGAAATTCACCTATTGTATGAGTCAAAATAACAGTGAAACTCCAAAATGTCCCATTTTGATTTGTGCGTAAAATGTGCCATCGTGTTTCAGAATATATGATTTTTTGAACCAAGTGTCCATTTTGGTTCATTTCTCAGCCACTTTCTCGCTGTGCACATGCAGAGCAAACTCCTCAGATGCCAGGGAACATGTCCATCCCTGCCTCTGACATCTAACTGGACTTTTCTGTTTCAAGAACTTTGTTGAGGTTGAATCCACTGGACGATCCTTCACATGCACGTTGTTCACTCAGCGGTTTACAGCCCTGACAGCACCGATGCCTTCTGGCTTTGAGTCCACATCCTGGGGTCGGCTACAGGAGATCCGATACTGAGCTCACCATAACACTGCTGCGGGCGGCTTGTTTAGAATTTCTGCAGTTACGCTTGGCTCCCCCTCCATCAGAAGAAAACACGCCCCTTCCTGCAGATTCACAGGGAGCTGGTCCCTCCCACTAACCAAGCCGGCAGCCTATAACCTTCCCGGCTTTCCGCCCATTCCTCCACAGTTGATTCTTTGGGAAGGTATTGTCATGCATATAAAGGACGCGTAAAATATTCCCCCAGAGCGCAGAGCAGGGCAGAGACTCGCGGATCGCACGCAGGACACAGACCTGGGCCACACGGTGGATTTCTATCGCTTTCGTCGCCACGGACCCGTCCATCTGTCACAGGTAAGGCAAACATCCGCAGCGGATTACACCTCCAGACATGTTTAATGGCAAAATCAagcagtgtgtgcgtgcgtaaaACGTGCGCTCGGAGtgctcctctctcgctcttgGATGTAGCGGAATGTGAGGTCTCTCCTGCGGTCTGTAGGTGTGGACTCGGGATTCATGTGGacctttcttgtcttttcttgtctttccCAGACGCCCTGGCCACACGAGCAGCGACTTATTGCCTGGACGTGTAGCCAGGAAACAGGTGGGAACGTTTAAGGAAAACCTGTGGGGACCCGGTAACGAGGAGGCTGCCCTGTGGAGATCCTACTTCCAGTTTCCCCTCAGAGAAGTCGGAGGTGTCCCTCTTCTCCATCCCCCTGCGATAGGcgacctgctgctgctacagagggGGAACTTCATCTAGAGACCCTGGACCTCTCGAGAGCACCCCTTAATGCTTTAGGGATTTATAGGATCTCTcaatttatttacctttttgcACACCGAGTGTGTTATTTTCTCTATTGTCCTTTTTGGGATATATACAGTGAGcattttttgtctttaagtACCTTAAAGTGCCTTAATAACTGGTTGTAGTCCAGTGTAACTGTGGCATTGTTACCAGACCAGAGACGCTCAGCAGGGAGAAGACGTTACCATCAACTTTAGAGCTCCGGGCAGGATTACGTGTTCCCCCACCATCCAGCGCGCTGCAACCATGAGCCAGGCGGAGGTGTCGACGTGCTCCGCGCCGCAGAGGGTTTTCCAGGAGGCGGTGAAGAAGGGCAACACCAAGGAGCTGCACTCGTTGCTGCAGAACATGACGAACTGCGAGTTCAACGTCAACTCCTTCGGGCCGGAGGGACAGACGGCCCTGCACCAGTCCGTCATAGACGGCAACCTGGAGCTGGTAAAACTGCTGGTGAAGTTTGGCGCAGACATCCGACTGGCCAACAGGGAAGGGTGGAGCGCTTTACACATCGCCGCCTTCGGGGGCCACCAAGACATTGTGCTATACCTCATCACCAAGGCCAAGTACTCCTCTGGCGCCCGGTGATCTGTCTCTGCtgtcaggtaaaaaaaaaaagaaaaaaaaagacaaataacagaacaacagcaacaataagtGGAAAAAATCGAAATGCAACACATGCGGGAAAGCCAGGCTCTTTTCAAAACTGCCATTATCTACATAGTTGTgccaaattatatatatattcatatataaaagGAAATGCATAAACAGGCC
It contains:
- the nrarpa gene encoding notch-regulated ankyrin repeat-containing protein A, producing MSQAEVSTCSAPQRVFQEAVKKGNTKELHSLLQNMTNCEFNVNSFGPEGQTALHQSVIDGNLELVKLLVKFGADIRLANREGWSALHIAAFGGHQDIVLYLITKAKYSSGAR